In the Pseudanabaena sp. PCC 7367 genome, one interval contains:
- a CDS encoding family 10 glycosylhydrolase, which translates to MVHLRFKPTLAAIAFVSVLLINSAGQFFSPTAQALSPNQLGAFCQLNPDQAAQKRELLQRAIANGDPAAEQQYQALVKQHAQYLKQCRNQNWPQTQAIWLRLYPCDLRPGAMDALMDRLVDQGYNQVYVEVFSDGQVLLPVADNPTVWPSVVWGEGQENADLFALAIEKGQKRGLKVYAWLFTLNYGYSYSQRSDRQQVLARNHQGQTTQEIGEANLKNITGTTATTDQAFIDPYNPIARYDMQVLLAEVLKRNPDGVLFDYVRYKQGIGDKSIVSNVRDMWIYGTASQQAFLQRASNNQGRELMRRFLDKGYISVNDVVTVQGQYPNEKEPLWQGSSPSKAENPSAASLQPGLQRELWRLSVSHAFSGVVFHLLAATEPVQAQGIPAGAVFFPEGNRPLRSGFDSRLQPWHSFPASIEWHPMSYAVCGRADCIVDQVKRVLQLAPSSTKVSPVLAGLWGQDLPNRPSLEKQMVAIRQATPQVNSISHFAFAWQEPELTRARKVCDADFTIAP; encoded by the coding sequence ATGGTTCATCTTCGCTTTAAGCCTACTCTTGCCGCGATCGCCTTCGTTAGCGTACTTTTGATCAATAGTGCTGGGCAATTCTTTTCCCCCACTGCCCAAGCCCTTAGCCCCAATCAACTGGGCGCATTTTGCCAACTCAATCCCGACCAAGCAGCCCAAAAGCGCGAGCTATTACAACGGGCGATCGCCAACGGTGACCCCGCCGCAGAGCAGCAATATCAAGCCCTAGTTAAGCAACATGCCCAATATTTAAAGCAATGTCGCAATCAAAATTGGCCACAAACCCAGGCGATCTGGCTCCGGCTCTATCCCTGTGATTTACGCCCAGGTGCGATGGATGCATTGATGGATCGACTGGTAGATCAAGGCTATAACCAGGTGTATGTGGAAGTGTTTTCCGATGGTCAGGTGTTGTTGCCGGTTGCTGATAATCCCACCGTTTGGCCGTCGGTGGTGTGGGGAGAAGGTCAGGAAAACGCCGATTTATTTGCCTTAGCGATCGAAAAGGGTCAAAAACGTGGCTTGAAGGTTTATGCCTGGCTGTTTACCCTCAACTATGGCTATTCCTATTCGCAACGCAGCGATCGCCAGCAGGTCTTAGCTCGCAATCATCAGGGGCAAACCACCCAGGAAATTGGTGAAGCCAATCTTAAAAATATTACCGGTACTACTGCCACCACCGATCAGGCCTTCATTGACCCCTACAACCCGATCGCCAGGTATGACATGCAAGTATTGTTGGCCGAGGTGCTGAAACGGAATCCCGATGGGGTGCTGTTTGACTATGTGCGCTACAAGCAGGGAATTGGCGATAAATCGATCGTCAGTAATGTGCGCGATATGTGGATCTATGGCACTGCTTCGCAACAGGCTTTTTTGCAGCGAGCAAGCAATAATCAAGGCCGCGAATTAATGCGTCGCTTTCTGGACAAAGGCTATATCAGCGTGAATGATGTGGTGACCGTGCAGGGTCAATATCCCAATGAGAAAGAACCACTCTGGCAGGGCAGCAGCCCCAGCAAAGCAGAAAATCCCAGCGCCGCATCGCTCCAACCTGGCCTGCAACGCGAACTATGGCGATTGAGTGTTTCCCATGCGTTCAGTGGTGTGGTGTTCCATTTGCTGGCAGCCACCGAACCAGTTCAAGCGCAGGGTATTCCCGCCGGAGCAGTGTTCTTCCCAGAGGGCAATCGCCCCTTGCGCAGTGGCTTTGATTCTCGCTTGCAACCCTGGCATAGTTTCCCCGCCTCGATCGAATGGCATCCCATGTCCTATGCGGTATGTGGGCGTGCTGATTGCATTGTCGATCAGGTCAAGCGAGTGCTACAACTTGCGCCAAGTAGCACTAAGGTCAGTCCCGTATTAGCTGGCCTGTGGGGGCAAGATTTACCCAATCGCCCTTCTTTGGAAAAACAAATGGTGGCGATCCGTCAGGCCACGCCGCAGGTCAATTCGATCTCACATTTTGCCTTCGCCTGGCAGGAACCAGAGTTAACCAGAGCGCGCAAGGTTTGTGATGCAGATTTTACGATCGCACCATAG
- the moeB gene encoding molybdopterin-synthase adenylyltransferase MoeB, whose protein sequence is MLNPDLTTVQLNQEEYERYSRHLILPEVGVEGQKKLKAASVLCIGTGGLGSPLLLYLAAAGVGRIGIVDFDVVDASNMQRQVIHSTSTIGKLKIESAKHRIHEINPHCQVDLYNARLSSENALEIMEPYDVIVDGTDNFPTRYLVNDACVLLNKPNVYGSIFRFEGQATVFNYEGGPNYRDLYPEPPPPGLVPSCAEGGVLGILPGLIGVIQATETVKIILGVGTTLSGRLLLYDSLNMSFRELKLRPNPVRPVIEKLIDYQEFCGIPQAAAAKAAEPQLPEMTVQELKQILDNGAEDYLIVDVRNPHEWEIGKIPGTVLVPLPEIENGDGVGKIKSMLNGHKLIAHCKMGGRSAKALGILKEEGIEGINVKGGIAAWSEQIDPSVPKY, encoded by the coding sequence ATGCTCAATCCCGACCTTACCACTGTTCAACTCAACCAGGAAGAGTATGAACGCTATTCGCGGCATTTGATTCTGCCTGAAGTTGGCGTTGAAGGACAAAAGAAACTAAAGGCGGCCAGCGTCCTTTGTATTGGTACTGGTGGCCTGGGTTCGCCCTTGCTGCTCTATCTAGCTGCCGCTGGTGTTGGCCGCATTGGGATCGTTGATTTTGATGTGGTTGATGCTTCTAATATGCAGCGTCAAGTGATCCATTCCACATCCACGATCGGCAAGCTCAAGATCGAATCCGCCAAACACCGCATCCATGAGATCAACCCCCATTGTCAGGTTGACCTCTATAATGCCCGGCTTAGCTCCGAAAATGCGCTGGAGATTATGGAGCCCTATGACGTGATCGTCGATGGCACTGATAATTTCCCCACCCGCTATCTGGTCAATGATGCCTGTGTATTGTTGAACAAGCCAAATGTCTATGGCTCGATCTTCCGGTTTGAAGGCCAAGCCACAGTATTTAACTATGAAGGTGGCCCCAACTACCGCGATCTCTATCCCGAACCACCGCCACCAGGTTTGGTTCCTTCCTGCGCCGAGGGTGGGGTATTGGGAATCTTGCCCGGTCTGATCGGTGTGATCCAGGCCACTGAAACGGTCAAGATTATTTTGGGTGTGGGTACTACGCTCAGCGGTCGGTTACTGCTCTATGATTCTTTGAATATGAGCTTTAGGGAACTGAAACTGCGCCCCAATCCGGTGCGCCCAGTGATCGAGAAGCTAATTGATTATCAAGAGTTCTGCGGTATTCCCCAAGCCGCTGCGGCAAAAGCAGCCGAGCCTCAGCTACCGGAAATGACTGTGCAAGAGTTGAAACAAATTCTTGACAATGGTGCAGAGGATTACTTGATTGTGGATGTGCGCAATCCCCACGAGTGGGAAATTGGCAAAATCCCTGGCACAGTCCTGGTGCCATTACCAGAAATTGAAAATGGCGATGGGGTTGGCAAAATTAAATCGATGCTAAATGGTCATAAACTGATTGCCCATTGCAAGATGGGTGGCCGATCGGCAAAGGCATTGGGAATCCTCAAGGAGGAAGGGATCGAAGGAATTAATGTCAAAGGTGGCATTGCTGCCTGGAGCGAGCAAATCGATCCATCGGTGCCTAAATATTAA
- a CDS encoding GUN4 domain-containing protein, translating into MQSEEFLIQTSLNNANDQPEVSSIDAQVLKQNLAHLVSLVEQIGQSAGSNGDLQLDEIAVAVRITAEGQLVLLGDGAASGAMTLKFKRPAPAPTGAIAPVSVPAEPVSTPTATPTKLPSAAGVDYSRLKDLLMDGNWQEANQETWNVMCLALHKNKGSYLSPDDISQLPCQDLQTIDQLWRGYSQGRFGFSVQSSAYKSFQANKG; encoded by the coding sequence ATGCAAAGCGAAGAATTTTTGATCCAAACCAGCCTCAACAACGCTAATGATCAGCCAGAGGTAAGCAGTATTGATGCCCAGGTATTAAAACAAAATCTTGCTCATCTGGTTAGTCTGGTTGAGCAAATTGGCCAAAGTGCTGGCAGTAATGGCGATCTGCAACTAGATGAGATCGCGGTCGCGGTTAGAATTACGGCTGAGGGGCAGCTTGTTTTGCTAGGTGATGGTGCAGCTAGTGGCGCTATGACGCTGAAGTTTAAACGCCCTGCACCTGCGCCAACAGGGGCGATCGCTCCCGTATCTGTCCCTGCTGAACCAGTTTCAACGCCAACGGCCACGCCGACCAAACTGCCTTCTGCGGCAGGGGTAGACTATTCTCGCCTCAAGGATTTACTCATGGATGGTAATTGGCAAGAAGCAAACCAAGAAACCTGGAATGTGATGTGTCTGGCTTTGCATAAAAATAAAGGCAGCTATCTCTCACCGGATGATATTAGTCAATTGCCATGCCAGGATCTCCAAACGATCGATCAGCTGTGGCGCGGCTACAGCCAGGGACGGTTTGGGTTCAGTGTCCAAAGCAGTGCCTATAAGAGTTTCCAGGCTAATAAAGGCTAA
- a CDS encoding Hpt domain-containing protein translates to MDPEKQKQIMGYFIEEARDHLNTIEQGLLNIQDMMSDPEAINEVFRAAHSIKGGAAMLGIGSVQRTAHNLEDYFKVLRDTKNMNVDQDLQTLFLSAFDKLQDLLDQLQGPYGLSQEVGDSILADAEPIFKKLRARLEAREVEQPVAAATATMPKQTMATAPMGKSSDEARAMAMFFQTDVPMKLRDMLQLFKQPDRPTSRQNLQAICDQLYKAGEQFELKQWRETVQAVKGAVSNQNNSYRALAPIVIKEVKQAQELVLAQKADQIKASEQLRQLLPPETVAASTSADDDISSIFGAVVEEDKATQSWKDFGDRLGWRTRGSWIRTADVAFDRNVAPEGHLPAPVWLAAWDKAKDSNADELRGQVEAFMAKLAECEIG, encoded by the coding sequence ATGGATCCAGAAAAGCAAAAGCAGATAATGGGTTACTTCATTGAAGAAGCCCGTGATCACCTGAATACGATCGAACAGGGGTTGCTGAATATTCAGGATATGATGTCTGATCCGGAAGCGATCAACGAGGTGTTTCGGGCTGCCCATTCAATCAAAGGGGGGGCAGCGATGCTGGGGATCGGCAGTGTGCAACGTACTGCCCATAACCTGGAAGATTATTTTAAGGTGCTGCGCGACACCAAAAATATGAATGTGGATCAAGATCTGCAAACCCTATTTCTTAGCGCCTTTGATAAGTTGCAGGATTTATTAGATCAACTCCAGGGCCCCTATGGCCTGAGTCAGGAGGTGGGTGATTCGATTCTGGCGGATGCGGAGCCGATTTTTAAGAAGCTACGCGCTCGGTTGGAAGCAAGGGAAGTTGAACAACCGGTTGCTGCCGCTACTGCCACTATGCCTAAACAAACGATGGCCACAGCGCCAATGGGCAAAAGCTCGGATGAGGCCAGGGCAATGGCGATGTTCTTCCAAACCGATGTGCCAATGAAGTTGCGGGATATGTTGCAACTCTTCAAACAACCCGATCGCCCCACCAGTCGGCAAAATCTGCAAGCAATCTGCGATCAACTCTATAAGGCTGGTGAGCAATTTGAGCTGAAGCAATGGCGAGAGACAGTCCAGGCTGTCAAAGGAGCGGTGAGTAATCAAAATAATTCCTATCGCGCCCTGGCACCGATCGTAATTAAAGAGGTGAAGCAAGCCCAGGAGCTTGTGTTGGCTCAGAAGGCGGATCAAATTAAGGCATCGGAGCAACTGCGGCAATTGCTACCACCAGAGACGGTGGCGGCATCTACCTCGGCGGATGATGATATCAGTAGTATTTTTGGCGCGGTGGTCGAAGAAGATAAGGCGACCCAGAGCTGGAAGGATTTTGGCGATCGCCTCGGTTGGCGTACCCGTGGTTCTTGGATCAGGACTGCGGATGTGGCGTTCGATCGTAATGTAGCTCCAGAAGGCCATTTGCCAGCCCCAGTGTGGTTAGCGGCCTGGGATAAGGCCAAGGATTCTAATGCGGATGAGTTGCGTGGCCAGGTGGAGGCGTTTATGGCGAAGCTGGCGGAATGTGAGATCGGTTAA
- a CDS encoding IS5 family transposase, with protein sequence MKKPPQYRVRNWQEYNKSLKQRGSLIFWISKEAIEMWLEPERSGNRGASNRYSDQAIATIAMLKSIYGLAGRQVTGLVESLFTLMNIDLPVPDHSTVSRRMGKLAIELPHQKTQAARHVVVDSTGVKVYGEGEWKTRQHGIGKRRTWRKIHLGVDESSGEILAAAVTSNQYHDGQILPELLNQIEDEIKQVSGDGAYDHRDCYDAISARQAQSVIPPRKNAKIWQHGNCKAPPHPRDQNLRRIRKVGRAKWKRETGYHRRSLAETTMFRLKTIFGGKLRSRNFDNQAVELFLQCVALNRMMMLCKPDSYLVED encoded by the coding sequence ATGAAAAAACCCCCACAATACCGCGTCCGCAACTGGCAAGAGTATAACAAAAGCCTCAAACAGAGAGGAAGTCTAATTTTCTGGATTAGCAAGGAGGCAATAGAGATGTGGCTAGAGCCAGAGCGATCCGGCAACAGAGGCGCATCAAACAGATACAGTGACCAAGCGATTGCGACGATTGCGATGCTCAAGAGCATATATGGATTGGCAGGCAGACAAGTCACCGGTTTGGTCGAATCATTATTTACCCTGATGAACATAGACTTACCGGTGCCAGACCACAGCACAGTTTCAAGACGGATGGGCAAATTAGCGATCGAGTTACCCCATCAAAAGACTCAGGCAGCGAGACATGTGGTGGTTGATAGCACCGGCGTGAAAGTTTACGGAGAGGGAGAGTGGAAAACGCGTCAGCATGGCATAGGTAAGCGTCGCACCTGGCGTAAAATTCATCTGGGCGTAGATGAGTCAAGCGGTGAAATTCTTGCGGCAGCGGTTACCAGCAACCAATATCATGATGGCCAAATTCTACCTGAACTGCTTAATCAGATTGAGGATGAAATTAAGCAAGTATCTGGGGATGGTGCGTATGACCATCGTGACTGTTATGATGCAATCTCTGCTAGACAAGCCCAGTCAGTAATTCCACCACGCAAAAATGCCAAAATTTGGCAACATGGCAATTGTAAAGCACCACCGCATCCGCGTGACCAAAATTTACGGCGCATCCGTAAGGTTGGTCGTGCCAAGTGGAAACGAGAGACTGGCTATCATCGGCGCTCACTGGCAGAGACTACTATGTTTAGATTGAAGACTATTTTTGGCGGTAAGTTACGCTCACGAAATTTTGATAATCAAGCGGTGGAGCTGTT